One Lacunisphaera limnophila DNA window includes the following coding sequences:
- the ispG gene encoding (E)-4-hydroxy-3-methylbut-2-enyl-diphosphate synthase produces MSYCSSRFQTIRRATVEVKVGTVGVGGTNPVRVQSMTTSDTQDVAATVQQSIALAEVGCEIVRITAPNVAAAKCLKDIRAQFTAAGFGSIPLVADIHFLPSAAMEAVEHVEKIRVNPGNYADKKKFAVKEYTDADYDEELARIHETFSPLVLRAKALGRAMRIGTNHGSLSDRIMNRYGDTPLGMVESALEFLRIARSHSYHDLILSMKSSNPKVMIQAYRLLVQRMAQEDMHYPLHLGVTEAGDGEDGRIKSAIGIGSLLLDGLGDTIRVSLTEDSVYEIPVAQAIAAKAMSLWAASNGQPATPVTDAVDPYHFTRRETSTLKLSDRCLVGPEHPPRVIVRVAAVDQLAAAAQALAAPKLKDTPAEGLLVPIHSPGDLGTLCEVLTQTALPVDFLALEIAPTLAPEVLQPLLAMAQGRLMLVRRFGPAETATFTTFADLVQRHGQFLAAEIAPADLAAFAPGLRQADGAGLLFTLSTRSGPGHAIGDYRRLAEALRAAGCRAPLWIRNTAGTAVQGDPSFLAKLLEGSFLTGSLLCDGLGDLVSIETEADVTRSTKLAYNVLQGAGARISKTEFVACPSCGRTLFDLQSTTQRIRAQTGHLKGVKLAIMGCIVNGPGEMADADFGYVGGAPGKINLYVGKNCVQYNIPQAEADARLIALIREHGKWTDPEPHQLENA; encoded by the coding sequence ATGAGTTACTGCTCCTCCCGCTTCCAGACCATCCGCCGCGCCACCGTTGAGGTGAAGGTCGGCACCGTGGGCGTGGGTGGGACCAATCCCGTCCGGGTGCAGTCCATGACCACCAGTGACACCCAGGATGTGGCCGCCACGGTGCAGCAGTCCATCGCCCTCGCCGAGGTCGGCTGCGAAATCGTCCGCATCACCGCGCCCAACGTCGCCGCGGCCAAGTGCCTGAAGGACATCCGTGCGCAGTTCACCGCCGCCGGCTTCGGCTCCATCCCGCTGGTGGCCGACATCCATTTCCTCCCCTCCGCCGCCATGGAGGCGGTGGAGCACGTCGAGAAGATCCGCGTCAACCCCGGCAACTACGCCGACAAGAAGAAATTCGCCGTCAAGGAGTACACGGACGCCGACTACGATGAGGAGCTCGCGCGCATCCACGAGACCTTCTCCCCGCTCGTGCTCCGCGCCAAGGCCCTCGGCCGCGCCATGCGCATCGGCACCAACCACGGCTCGCTCTCCGACCGTATCATGAACCGCTACGGCGACACGCCGCTCGGCATGGTCGAGAGCGCCCTCGAGTTTCTCCGCATCGCCCGCTCGCACTCCTACCACGACCTCATCCTCTCGATGAAGTCCAGCAACCCGAAGGTCATGATCCAGGCCTACCGCCTGCTCGTGCAACGGATGGCCCAGGAGGACATGCATTACCCGCTCCACCTCGGCGTGACCGAGGCCGGCGACGGCGAGGACGGCCGCATCAAGAGCGCCATCGGCATCGGCAGCCTCCTGCTCGACGGCCTCGGCGACACCATCCGCGTGTCCCTCACCGAGGACTCGGTCTACGAGATCCCCGTCGCCCAGGCCATCGCGGCCAAGGCCATGAGCCTGTGGGCAGCCTCCAACGGTCAACCCGCAACCCCCGTCACGGACGCGGTCGACCCCTACCACTTCACCCGGCGCGAGACCTCGACCCTGAAACTGTCCGACCGCTGCCTCGTCGGCCCCGAGCACCCGCCCCGCGTCATCGTGCGCGTCGCCGCGGTCGACCAACTCGCCGCGGCCGCCCAAGCCCTGGCCGCCCCGAAACTAAAGGACACCCCCGCCGAGGGCCTGCTGGTGCCCATCCACTCTCCCGGCGACTTGGGCACGCTCTGCGAGGTCCTCACGCAGACCGCCCTGCCGGTGGATTTCCTCGCGCTGGAAATCGCCCCCACCCTCGCCCCCGAGGTGCTGCAGCCCTTGCTGGCCATGGCCCAGGGCCGGCTGATGCTCGTGCGCCGCTTCGGCCCGGCCGAGACCGCCACCTTCACGACCTTCGCCGACCTGGTCCAACGCCACGGCCAGTTCCTCGCCGCGGAGATCGCGCCGGCCGACCTCGCCGCCTTCGCCCCCGGCCTCCGGCAGGCCGACGGGGCAGGCCTCCTCTTCACCCTCTCCACCCGCTCCGGCCCGGGCCATGCCATCGGCGACTACCGCCGGCTGGCCGAGGCGCTCCGGGCCGCCGGCTGCCGCGCTCCGCTCTGGATCCGCAACACCGCCGGCACCGCCGTGCAGGGCGATCCCAGCTTCCTCGCCAAGCTCCTCGAGGGCAGCTTCCTCACCGGCAGCCTGCTGTGCGACGGACTCGGGGATCTCGTCAGCATCGAGACCGAGGCGGACGTCACCCGCTCGACCAAGCTGGCCTACAATGTCCTGCAGGGCGCCGGCGCCCGCATCTCCAAGACCGAATTCGTCGCCTGCCCCAGCTGCGGTCGCACCCTCTTCGACCTCCAGTCCACCACCCAGCGCATCCGCGCCCAGACCGGCCACCTCAAGGGGGTGAAACTCGCCATCATGGGCTGCATCGTGAACGGCCCAGGCGAGATGGCCGACGCCGATTTCGGCTACGTCGGCGGCGCCCCGGGCAAGATCAACCTCTACGTCGGCAAGAACTGCGTCCAATACAACATCCCCCAGGCCGAGGCCGACGCCCGCCTGATCGCCCTCATCCGCGAGCACGGCAAGTGGACGGACCCTGAGCCGCACCAGTTGGAAAATGCGTGA